In Humulus lupulus chromosome 6, drHumLupu1.1, whole genome shotgun sequence, a single genomic region encodes these proteins:
- the LOC133784870 gene encoding uncharacterized protein LOC133784870: protein MEMFREGGSTSRPPMLEGANYPYWKTKMHAFLKAVDERVWMAVEDGWHCPTVVENEVVKPKQMSRWTPEEMERANFNSKAMHALFNTVSTNQLKVIANCEISKEAWEKLRIKNEGTDAVKKSRLRALEKSFENLSMEEEETVKEFHAKLCDISNESYAQGKTYSNAKLVRKVLGVFPRKFMSKVTFIEEIRNVEELNHDELIGSLQNYEMTLTRWKKGKKQKDSEKEKNDISLVFVHKEEKKSISDASDGFTDETLALLTKNYAKFLKRNYKKKISGGKENVPRRNFGGNNKQNQQSSYKKNRGIQCRECDGFDHIQAECANTLKKKKALAATWSNSDEEKNPNSSDGSDEEKQLVAFMAKSH from the coding sequence ATGGAAATGTTCAGAGAAGGAGGTTCCACATCCCGACcaccaatgcttgaaggggcaaACTATCCTTACTGGAAGACAAAAATGCATGCGTTCTTGAAAGCCGTTGACGAACGAGTGTGGATGGCAGTCGAAGATGGCTGGCATTGTCCAACCGTTGTTGAAAATGAGGTTGTTAAGCCCAAACAAATGAGCCGATGGACTCCAGAGGAGATGGAAAGGGCCAACTTTAACTCAAAGGCTATGCACGCTCTCTTTAATACAGTTTCTACAAATCAGCTGAAAGTTATAGCTAACTGTGAAATTTCCAAAGAAGCATGGGAGAAACTAAGAATCAAGAATGAAGGAACTGATGCTGTAAAGAAGTCTAGACTGAGAGCGTTGGAAAAATCTTTTGAAAATCTATCTATGGAGGAGGAAGAGACCGTGAAGGAGTTCCATGCCAAATTATGCGATATTTCGAATGAATCTTATGCACAGGGCAAGACTTACTCAAATGCAAAACTGGTTCGCAAGGTTCTTGGAGTTTTTCCTCGAAAGTTCATGTCAAAAGTTACCTTTATAGAAGAAATAAGAAATGTAGAGGAACTTAATCATGATGAGTTAATTGGATCGTTGCAGAATTATGAAATGACTCTTACACGGTGGAAGAAAGGCAAGAAGCAGAAAGAttcggaaaaagaaaaaaatgatattaGTCTTGTGTTTGTGCATAAGGAGGAAAAGAAGTCAATCTCAGATGCGTCTGATGGCTTCACTGATGAGACTCTTGCTTTACTGACCAAGAATTATGCAAAATTCTTGAAAAGGAATTACAAGAAAAAAATTTCTGGAGGAAAAGAGAATGTTCCCAGGAGAAACTTTGGTGGAAACAATAAGCAAAACCAACAGTCTAGTTACAAGAAAAACAGGGGCATACAGTGCCGAGAGTGTGATGGTTTTGATCACATTCAAGCTGAGTGTGCCAACACTCTTAAGAAGAAGAAAGCCTTAGCAGCAACTTGGAGTAATAGTGATGAAGAAAAGA